In the Arachis hypogaea cultivar Tifrunner chromosome 20, arahy.Tifrunner.gnm2.J5K5, whole genome shotgun sequence genome, cctaggcctccattTTCTAATTTACCTTAAAATCATGTACTAAAGCCCTTAATTtatatcccatgttctaatactcaaaactaggcccaaaCGTTTTAAAATGCtattatagaagcttacaaccttgttgaaaaggcaaaatagttgaaaacaaataaatttttgagaaacaggacgtgtgcaCCCGCACATATCAGAAGtaatgaaattctgcaactttggaaaatttcagatttttaacaccaactttgaatgatcataacttcctctaccaaattccaattttttacaaactttatatcgattcgaacagttttcaataagctttaatGCTAAACTAATTTCAATAGATTTTGAAAACCAAGGCATAAGTTATGattagacaaagttcaccaaaagtcAACTTTTACCAAGACTCACAAGAATCTCAATTTACCAACTTTCATAACCCAATCCAACCAAAACCACATCAATTCTATCACATATCAGAATTTACCATTTTCCATATCCAATTTACCACTCCACCATATATAATCATCAATTCTCACTatcaaatacataataatacccTTACTAACCATCATCATTATTAATTTCAACATCAAACTCCAACATCATACTATCAACATCAATATAACCATTTTCAACAATCCCAACACTCACCTTCAATTAccaaaaatatcaatatttatcaTCCATTATCAACCACATCAACAAAccctcatcaacaacaataaatcatACATCCCTCATCAACCTGTATAATCATTAAATTCCAACAacatcattattcatcatcaatcattaaataccaacaacCTTATCAACAACACTAATCATCAATACTCATTAACACAAACAATTCTCCATAATCATCCTTAATCACAATATTCCAAGGATACCAACAATTAACATCAATTTACACATAATCATTCATACACCaacaacattcaatcctatcttagggtcaactagcctaagtgtccatgaatattatatactacatagaggaaaccgaaatcataccttagccgattctcTTTATGCACCCAAACTAAAAATGAGCACCaacaagcttccaaccataatccaagctttcaaatccactccaacaagcacaaataagttccaaaagctcccaaagccacaataatcaaactatatacatataaatcaccacaaatcaacctagggttcaacaTAAGCATAATCTCACAAGGGTTTAAGAGCTTTTACCTTTCCCAACAGATTTGATAACACAAATCcaaagctaagcaaggattagagcaaacctaaacatccaaaatcacaaaaacccaTTTAACCCAAAACTCTAATAAAACCCGAAATTTTGAAGACAGAAACTGGGAAGATTTCGTGATTACCTTGAGGGTTTCTTGGGTGGGTTTTGTAGatctcttcacaaggaacgcgtagctgcaaacagtgcggcgatcggagctccgtagctcaagatatgagcttgggaagtTTGAAGTGAATAGTAACAATGGTGAAAAGCTCTCACCTCTCTCCTCACTTCAGCTGCTGTTGTGTTTAGGTTATGAGGGTGAAAGTGGCTGAAATGAGTTCATTTaagtgtatttatatgttgggcttgggcccaacttgggctcggtccaacccgttagcgtttttagcccgtttgtccTAACTTTTggccaaatctttaaaattaaagcccggttttccatttctaatgtttttctaaggttttttgacggttttcacttttctcgtgcggtaccaggcagacttgaaccggttcaaccggttcaactgccggttcgcGATTTTTCACGATTTTTCTTagagcacattttctgactcaaaaagactcactgagtccaaaaatcacctttaaatccccaaattctctctctaactttttggaatctaatttgggcaattaatcacttaattaaccaattgattagttgcggttcttacaatatatatatatatatatatatatatatatatatatatatatatatatatatatatatatattatgtttagggtttagggtttaatatataatatatatatatatatatatatatatatatatatatatatatattatgttttatttcatttagtaTCAATAGCTTACTCATAGTGTATTTTAgtgtaaaaatatcaaataaaattattaatttaatttaaagagataaaaaaattaaatttgttatttttcaaaaaaattttactatatatcaaaaaaggtgttcattaatttttattttattgtgaaaattatttagatcataatactaatagtatatcatagggTTATTATTATTGATGAATTAACTGAATttcaatatttattaattatatatatttaaaatttatatttaagaattatttatttagttttgtaataaaacatatttttaaatttgaataatttatttattagtttgtacttattatactatatatttagtcatttttattaaaaaaagaatattaatataataaattataaatttaaaaaagatattgtttaaagaataaagacaaataaatttttaatcaatttaaattcaGAAACAATTAACTCTTTATTTATTAAACTTGACacgtcaatattttttatttagagttGATAAAAAAACattcataaaattattttgtaccacgaaaataaaacacaaaaattgaaaTGGAtcgtttttattttaaagaatccTATTGTCATCGTAAAAAATAGACAACAACTAAATTAGTAGTTTACTCTTAAAAAGTTAGAGGATTAAAACCGCATTAGAACACTACTTTtatgttttaatatattataaatagattagaGGTCATGGAAAAATACTAACATGCGAAGCTTAAATGATATTTCTCGGAAGCTGCCTGGTAAAGTTGAGTTGACTTGATCCCGCCACTTTCTTCTTCTGGTTTCTGTTTTGTCAGTAACAATGGACCTAAACCTGCACCTGGAATCTAGATCTCGACCAAGCCTCACTCCTTGAATAGTAGTGACTACGTCAACGTGGCAAACTAATTCTGTAAGTCCTCCATATGCAATCATAAATTGAACCCATCCCTGCCACGGGTTTTAGCTTTATTCATTCTAAACAAGGTGTATTCCCCTATGAATCGAATAACTACTTATCATTTTTCTTGCTAAAACGTATTTGTCAGGTAAatatgaaaaaatttgaaaaacttttaagAGTCCTGATACATTGGtgattcaataatttttaaccgttaattttaattataaaaactatataatatatataattaaaatcaactgtTAAAAAATTTACAGACttaaaaagttttcaaaagaTTTAACCTTAACTGCTCACTTTGATTGAATCACACTGTGAGTGCACAACAATTCATATCAAGAGTGTGTTGAGTTTGAAGGGCAAATAggcttttttttactttttcttttttggcaATAAGAATCATACTCTAAGCTGTTAGGCAATGCTCGTGAACCGTTATATATCTAATatgaaactaaattaataatatacTCTATGAAATGAATTAAGTATCAtgatttttgtgctttgtttcaTTTCTTTCACAATCCCACGATAATTCATGTTCTAATGCTGTGTGCTTAACATATGTTTTTGTACCATCTGATCCAGGCATTTAATCATCATGGCTGGTTTCGGAAACATTGCTTCCAATCTCGGAGATTTGGCAACAGAGGTAGCAAAGCAGGTTGGAGGAGAAGCCCTAGCAAGCAGGTTGGTATCTGTAAGAAATTCGGGAGAGAACTTTGAACTTCTGAAGCAAGAACTGCAAGGACTACTTGCATTGAAAGAAGATAAAGAGAAGGAAGTTCAAGGAAACAGACACAAAGATACCTCAAGTGCTTATCGCTTATGGTCTGCAAAGGTGTTTGAGGTAGCTGCTGAAACTCGTCATTTGATTGCCAAATATGAAACTTCAACTTGGTCTTGGAAGCACCCAATCCTATCCACAGAGATTGAGAAAAAGCTTAAAGAAGTTCAACAACTCGCAGACAAGGGAAATTCTGTGGATTCTACAGTTGATAAACCACCAGATCGaatcttaaaagttttttatGCTCCTGAAATCATGGGGTATAAGACTCTCCAAAGTGCACTCGAAAATATTGTAGATCTGCTAAAAAGCAGCAAAATACAAACCATTGGAGTGGCTGGAATGAAGGGCGTGGGGAAGACAGCACTGATGCAGAACCTAAATAACCATGATGTTGTTGCAGAGATCTTTGATATAGTCATATTTATTAGCCTCTCAGCTGATCACACAGATCACGAGCTTCAATGTAAAATAGCAAAGCGATTGAAGGTGGATACTGAAGTCATCAATGATCCCGAGGAAGTTGCGAGAATAATACATGAGGAGCTGCAAACTAAGAAGTATTTGCTGATTTTGGATGGGGCAGCGGATGAGATCAACTTGGGTCAGCTGGGAATACCATGTAATGACAATCACAGTAAGGTGATAATAACTGCTCAACATCGCCAAGTTTGTACCTTGAATGGAGCAGAAAGGATGATTGAGGTAGGCCTGTTATCCCGGGATGAGGCATGGAAGATGTTCTGTAACACTGTAGGTCCTGTGATTGATCTCCCGGACATTCCAGAGATAGCTCGGCGTGTATGTGACAAGTGCTCTTGTCTTCCCCTTCTGATACAGAAGATAGCACGCTCTTTCAGATTGAAAAAGAGTGCTTCCAGCTGGAGGGTAGGACTGGAAGATCTTGAAGAACGATGGCCGGATTATGAGAATGAAGGCGTGAGTGAGTTGTACTCATTCTTGACGTTCTGTTATGATGAATTGAAAGATGAAAACAAACAGAAATGCTTTCTGTATGCTTCATTGTACCCTGCCAATTGCAAGGTTTATACTGACTATTTGGTGGAGTGTTGGGCTGCTCAGAACTTCCTTGGTGATGTTAACAACACAAGGAAATACCAAAAGGCACGGGATCGTGGTCAGGCAATATTGGAACATCTTACTGATGTCTCTCTTCTGGATAGAGGAAAACAGATGATATATGTTTCCATGAATGATTGTATGCAACAACTTgctttgcatatatcatctaagCACCCTGAATGTAGTTCTTACGTCCAAACTAGAGAGAAACTTGATGATGCCCAAGAATCATTATCATGGGAGAAGGCTAGATGGGTATCAATGATAGACACTAATCTGAAAAGTTTGCCAACAAACCAAGATTGTAGCATGCTTTTGATGCTATTGCTGCAAAAGAATCCAGACTTGTCTACGATCCCACAACTGTTTTTCAAGAAACACATGAGAAGTCTTCTTGTGTTGGACTTGTATGGCACTGGAATTAGGTGGTTACCATCATCGATGTCAAAGTTGACAGGTCTTAAAGGGCTCTATCTTAATCACTGTAAGCATCTAAGGGAGTTACATCCTGCTATTGGAACACTTGAGCTTCTTGAGTTCCTCGACATTCGGGGTACCCAGATAAGCTTCATCCCATCTCTAATTGGGTACTTGATCAATTTAAGATGCCTGCGAGTCCCATACATCAGAAGTGGTGATCAAAATATGGATCAAACAGGTGATCTTGATCCTTGTGCAATTTTAAGGCTCACGAGATTAGAAGAATTGGTCATCGAAGTAGTTTCCTTTGAGGATTGGTGCAGTAATGCAGAAAATGTGATGGCGATGTTGACTTCTTTGGAACATCTAACCAACCTTCAGTGCAGCTTTCCCTCTTCCAACATTCTTGACAGGTTTCTAAGAAGGAGATCTGGAAGGCAATTTACTTCGTTCCAATTCTTTGTCGGATGTCCAAACTCAAAACGGCCACAAATTCTAGAGTCTTTTGAGTATAGGATTTCCAAATACATAAGGTATGACAATAGCAAGCATGAGAATACTTTTTCAATAAGTGAGATACTTCCTCAAACCCATGCAGTTGAATTGGTACActtcaaggaaattaaagaaatatcAGACCTTGGAAAAGAAAACTTGGAGCAAATTCGGGGTCTTTCACTCGAGGAATGCAATGAAATTCATACCCTTATAGGAGGTAACGTGAATGGTTCTAGAGATGAAATCGGCCTGCCAAATCTAGAGCAATTGCTGTTAAACAAATTGCTTGAACTGAATTGTGTGTTTCGAGGTCCTCTGAACCCTGGATCCCTTTCCAAATTAAAGGTTTTGACATTGAAGAATTGCCCCTTTTTAATAACCATTTTTTGCAATGGGGCTATTCAATATCTCTCAGAGCTTCAGAAACTGGAAATTCACAGCTGCTTTAGATTAGAAGAACTTATTCCAATCATAGAGATCGGTGAGGATGTTCTTCCAAAACTGGAGGTGCTGCTGCTAGCTAACTTGCCAAGACTCAGATTTGTAACCCCAGACATGACATTGAGATGGTCCTCTCTAGAGCGAGTAAATATATACAGGTGCCCTCTGTTGAAATCTTTACCATTTTGCAAGGACAAGGAAACAAACCTAAGATCCATTAGGGGTGAACAAGGATGGTGGAATGAGTTGAAGTGGAAACACAAAGCTCAATACCAAGACATATTTCTACCCTCGAATGAGCTTACATTTTAGCCATATTTCTTCATGGTTCGGATTAACGTTTTATGAAGAAATAAAAAAGCAAGTTGTGCTTGTCCCTGTTGTATTTTCCTAGTATGTTCTGTCTTAAAAGCATTGTAAGTTGTAACATCTTGTTCATGGATAAAGTTTGATTTGTGTAAGTTAGAAGAGTCTTTCCTTCTAATAATATCttctttgaaaaaaataaatgcaGATCATGCAAGATTTTTTAGTGCATGTGGAGTAGTGTAGTTAGCTTTCGTCAGAAAAATCATTTTAAGCAAATGTATCGGTTGAACTCCGATCACATTTCATGATGTTCAAATTGATGGGAGATATCATAATCGGTTTGTATGGATAGTGTTTGTTTAATGAACACCTTGTGCGCAGTTCCTAGTTAGATTTTTAACATCTAGACATCTAGTTTTATAGAATATAGCatattaaaacaaaacatttttgaataatatataatataattttattttggcaTGCCACCAATATAAAAATCTTATTCCTAGATAGCAAATTACATATTAGTATGTCAGTGTATAACATGAGCCATCCATCAAAGTATCAAACCTTATCTTCATCatacagaaataaaaattaatttcaacgGTTCCATTTCACATCAAACTGAGGCTTAGTTCATCTACAACCTTGATGAGGCCAAACTCAATAAAAAAGAGAAATCttttataattcttttaaatATATACTATTCATTAACTTTGTGGAAAATTATTATAGCCCTTAAAATAGTTCGTCAAATATAAAAGCCAAAAATACTATCCCTTTATACTTTTTCTTGCACTAAATACAGAAACAAGATCTGCTTcttaaattcaacaatttcatACTcaccaagagaaaagagagaaaacatgGAAGCCCTTCTGTCACAATTCACCTTGCTCTCAGACCATGCTCTGCAAGACAAGAGCTTTGATCCATCCACAGTTGAGGATCTCATGTAGCCGTTTGAGATCGAGTCATACAAGGCATGGGCAGCTGCAGAACTTGAGCAACAGAAAGAGGTTGAAGAGGTTGAGGTTTCCATGAAGGAAGCTGAGGACTACCTTGATTCTGTCATGGAAAGTGCCATGGACGAGTTCCGGCGCTTCGAAGAGGAGCTTGAGAGCATGTAAAAGGCTGAAATGGAGAGCCTAGTTAACACTGCTGAGAGTGCAAGAAAAATGGGAAATTTGATGGAGAAGGCTGCCTCCATTGCTTCCAAGAAGTATATTGAGGCTGCACTCAATTCAGCCACCGCTTCCATGAAATCTGCTTGGAAGGGACTCTCTTCTGGCAAGGTTCATCCTTCTTAAAACATAACAGTAGCAGTAACACCCCTCTTATTGAAATGTACTCAAGTTAAATCTTGCAATAAGAATATAAGATACTTTTCCTTTAGcctcattttattattttcacttaTATATTGCTGATACAGAAATTGGATCAGAATTGATGTACCAAAATTGATATGCTTAGAATTCATGATTCAGCCACCAGTGAAAATTCCAAAGATTTAATGTTCATGACGCATGGAAAATCTATTACTTTCATGTATGGATCTGATATGCCAGCTAGTAGTTAGGTTTATGAATGATACTGCTTAATCTCTAAGCTTCAGTAATGTAGTTATCCCTTGATTCTTAAGAGATATATGATTACAACATTCGTCATGATTCATTTCCTAATGATTCAGGAGACAATCATCTCCAGCACCTTATCTTTTGCCATGGCTCAGTTCACTTAAAAAGCATACCGCTGAGGATTCATGAACTCACGTGTCGCCTTGTCATAGGGATGTGTAACCTTTGCAGAATTTGCAGACTCCTCGGCGGCATCGAAGGTGTTGGAGTAGAGGATACTACTCTGGCTGGGCAAATTGGTTTTGGCCTTATGGCCGGGGAACTCACGTGCGGTTGCGTCGTCGGCACCTGCGGCCTCTTCAGCAGGGTCAAAGGTGCCGAGCCAGATGCTGTTCTTGCCAGGTTCGCAAACCTGGGACGTGTAACGGCCCCAGGGCCTCTCCAAAATCCCTCTGTATCGAATCTCTCTGGAGAATTTATTTGAAAGAACGGCAGATCGGAGTTGAGGTATTGATATTCtggagaaaacaaaaaaattggttaaGTTGATTCAAAAAGTTATTTAATGTATTCAACTTAAAGgtatgaaataaattaaataaccgTGTCTGATGGATAATATACCCAAATTTAACAGTGTGCATGTAAGATGTTGCGTACCTAAGGTTGGAGAACCTGGAACCCTTCTTGTTTTTGAGGCCCTTGCCACTTGAAGCTGGTGAATTTGATGCTGGAGTTGCAAACCCCGTGTGCTGTAATGGCGTACCTGGTGAGCCAGCCGTTTTAACATGTGAATGAAGCCAATTACGTAACAAGCATAATTCAAACAATTAATAAGACCTCTTCAAAATAATGTCATCATCATAATTACCTAATTGAGTCATCAAGTCCGCCTCTTCATGGATTGGGGAAAAAACCTGATCAAATGTAGACGGTCGACCTTCTAGCGCCTTCCACCAGTTTGTGTGTCCCTTGATTACAGTTAGTGCTCTGCTTACCAATTCCTTCCTTGAAAGATTACGCATCTTTGGGCAACCATAAAATCCTACTTCTTTTAAACCAGGTCCAATGCCCAACCCACTCGAAATGCTGGTCAATTCAGGAAGATGGAGAAGCCATAACTTGCTCAATTTAGGGAGGAAAGTATCGGCACTGGGGTTACATGTATAAGAAAAAGGCTTATAGCTTATTAGGGTACTTAATTTGGGACAGTCTTTCACCATGAGCTCCTTCAACAAAGAAAGATTTCCCACAAAATCCACAGAGAAGAGAGTCGTTAACTTGGGACAACTTTGCAATGACAAAGACTGCAACATACCAAATAAGCAGGGTGGAGGAGTTGAGCCTTCCCAGATGCTTCTTAGATTCTTCATCTGGAATATACTTAAGAATAGCAGATGCGGAAGCATATCAATATTATCGTCTAAGTCACCTCCTCCACCAATTGTTTGCATTTCTTTGCATTCTGTCAATATGCACACACGTAGTTGCTCTAAATTTTTCATTTCGAATTCAGTTAGACTCTTTAAGGTGAAATGCCGATCCAAGAAAAGAGCTTTGCTGTGTCTAAGTAGCATTTTGATTTCATCTGTGACACCCTCACCTTTTACAAATTTTAAGCTGCGGTTACTTTGTTTAAATTCCACATCAGTGGCAGGTGGCATGCTTGATATAATCCGCTGCATATGATGACCAACAATGAACCTGAAATCAAGTTCAAAAATGCGGGCCGGTATGAGCTTCAAAAGTTCCAGTTGTGGGATATAAATGCTGAGAGTTTGTAAACACTCTAATCCCAATATTTCTGGTAGAATGACTTGCACATTTTTATTCCACCGCGCATCATCAGGGTTTACACCAATACACAAATGTTCCAACCTCTCGAGTTTAGGTAGCACGCCAGACGGAATAATCGTTGAGCAGGAATATGGCACGTTCTTCTTAACATGATATTCATAAAAGCAGAGGGTCAAGCTTTGAATATTTGTTAACTTCTGGACCTCTTTTGGCAGATGTGTGATCTGAGTCTCATCAAGATCAAGCTTCTCAAGCTTCTCCAAATTTCCGATTTCAGGTGGCAATTTCATGAAGCATTCACAACCTTTCAGATATAGTTCTCTAAGGTGCTtcagaaagaacaaggaacatgGCAGTTCTCTTACACTAGTGTAGGATAAGTTCAGGATGCAAAGCAGAGGCATGTGATAAAAAAATGAAGATGGTATTTTTGTCAAATCAGCATTGCGTTGCAGCATCAAAACTTTGAGTTGCAGACAATCTGGGGACTCTGGTAGCTCAGAGATTTTATTGCCTGCTAATTCAATTCGTACAGCATTATGCCATTTGTCAGTGTTGGGTGGTTCAGTCAATCCTAGGTTCGATTTCTCTATGAACAATGGGTCTAAGGTGTATATCCATTCTAACATTTGATAGGTTTCTTCTGGTAACCAAATATACCTGCCTCCAACACCGTCGAATTGAAGAAAGATGGAATTTTCCACAAGCTGTCTTAGGTTCTTTTCTGTTTCTCCCGCATCCACAAAAAGAGAAGACATCCAGTGATTCTTCAATTCATGATCAACCATGCCATCTCTAATTTTGGGAATGACTGAACAGCTCAGTAGGCAATTCTGTTGTGTCTTATTCATGCCATCCCATATTAAGTTTAGGAATGTGTTTATCATGATGCTGTTCAAACCATGAAAATTGATGACATCGTGTGAAGGATTAGTAAATTGTAATTTGTGGAGAGCAAGTTCCCACATTCTGACATCTTGATGATTCTTCAACCACTTTGCCACAAGGAGAATTGCATGAAGGTGGCTACGACACTCCTCAACTATGCGCACTGCAGTTGTCAGGATAGCACCTGATGAATATACAAACTCCTTCCCCGCAGTGTCACAGAAGACCACCCATGGCAGCAAATGTTCTTTTGTCCGTATTTCCAAGTTCACTAACCCATCCTTCAATCCTCCTTCTTTAGCCTGTTGAGATGATGGTGAGTCAGTGGTAATGAATACCAAAACTCCTGTCAGTAGAGTACCATAAAGTCCCACTTTTTGTGGATCAACAATTTCCTCACCATCCCTATCTACAAGAATTACTAGATACCTGCTTCTTGACATCTCGTCTTCAATCTGTAGGGTGCACAAGATGTCATCGTATTTAATAGCTGAAAGCTGAAGTAGTTGACAGATATGTTGCTTAAGTTCCttctctgcttctgaagttgGATATCCGGTGGCATCAATAGTCAGATGTCCATGAAATGAATTAAGAATGTCAAGTGAATGGTGCTTGTCATTCAAGGCTGCAGTTACTTTTTCCATGACTGTTCTCTTTTCAACATCATTTCTTGTTGATAACCTGATGCATTTTGCATGCTTTGGACTTTTGCTTTTACAAATGGAAATCAATGTTTGCATGAGTTGGTGGACAGCAAGATCAGCAGCCATATCGAGAATAGCTTCTGGAATTAAGTCCGAGTTGGCATCACCAAAGATGAAGTTGGAGCCGGACCTGTCACCATTTTCAGCATCCCTTATTATCGCTTTTGGAAGAAGTCCTTCTAGCTTAAGCAGCAGCTTCCTCTCACAATATGCCTTTGGTATGAAATCATCAAAGATCACTCTCATGTCCAGTGGGTAACTACACAAGAGGCTCATCAAATCCCTCTTCCTCCTCAAACTATTTATCAATTCAAGTGAGGAAATTGTTGATTGCAAGCTCGTCAAAGTTCTAATCTGAGAAGCCGAGGCCTCTTCAGATTCTGTTTTGGGAATATCACCTGCTTTGCTCATGTTGGAACTTAGTATCTGCTAGTTCCCTGTAAGGAGTGCCAAGCAACAAGAAATTTTACCATTAAGActcttttttgttattatatagTAGAAATTAATCTGAATAGATAGTTAATACACTctaaatagaataaatattttaaaatattatgaaaGATTATAACCCGGTTATTAACTTGCATGACTGTGATGTATAAAGGCTTCAGCTAAATTACATCTCAGTTCATTTGAAAAAGAATTCGGCATAAGAAGATTTATTTCTTCTTGTAAGGATTAATTAAATGCTGCAACATAAGTAACTAGCAGTAACAAAGAAATGAAGAATACTAGTATCTGTGAGACGCAAGTGTACCAAATAGAATTGAAGCGCTGTTCTTCTGATCCGAGTTAAGCCGTCGAAGTTAGGAATCAGGATTACGATCTCCGCTCCAGAGACTCACCAAGTACCAAGAAGACTTGTTAGGGATTTTAGAGTCCTCGCATCAGTCAAGGCAATGTGAAATAGTGAAGAAAGAAATGTCCACGATTTCTTACTCCAGCTACTCAAAAAACAATGAGAACGACTAATGATATATAATAAGGAGAAGCCGTGGAAAAATACTAACCTTTGAAACACTCACAATGACATTTCTCGGAAGC is a window encoding:
- the LOC112783849 gene encoding disease resistance protein At4g27190 gives rise to the protein MAGFGNIASNLGDLATEVAKQVGGEALASRLVSVRNSGENFELLKQELQGLLALKEDKEKEVQGNRHKDTSSAYRLWSAKVFEVAAETRHLIAKYETSTWSWKHPILSTEIEKKLKEVQQLADKGNSVDSTVDKPPDRILKVFYAPEIMGYKTLQSALENIVDLLKSSKIQTIGVAGMKGVGKTALMQNLNNHDVVAEIFDIVIFISLSADHTDHELQCKIAKRLKVDTEVINDPEEVARIIHEELQTKKYLLILDGAADEINLGQLGIPCNDNHSKVIITAQHRQVCTLNGAERMIEVGLLSRDEAWKMFCNTVGPVIDLPDIPEIARRVCDKCSCLPLLIQKIARSFRLKKSASSWRVGLEDLEERWPDYENEGVSELYSFLTFCYDELKDENKQKCFLYASLYPANCKVYTDYLVECWAAQNFLGDVNNTRKYQKARDRGQAILEHLTDVSLLDRGKQMIYVSMNDCMQQLALHISSKHPECSSYVQTREKLDDAQESLSWEKARWVSMIDTNLKSLPTNQDCSMLLMLLLQKNPDLSTIPQLFFKKHMRSLLVLDLYGTGIRWLPSSMSKLTGLKGLYLNHCKHLRELHPAIGTLELLEFLDIRGTQISFIPSLIGYLINLRCLRVPYIRSGDQNMDQTGDLDPCAILRLTRLEELVIEVVSFEDWCSNAENVMAMLTSLEHLTNLQCSFPSSNILDRFLRRRSGRQFTSFQFFVGCPNSKRPQILESFEYRISKYIRYDNSKHENTFSISEILPQTHAVELVHFKEIKEISDLGKENLEQIRGLSLEECNEIHTLIGGNVNGSRDEIGLPNLEQLLLNKLLELNCVFRGPLNPGSLSKLKVLTLKNCPFLITIFCNGAIQYLSELQKLEIHSCFRLEELIPIIEIGEDVLPKLEVLLLANLPRLRFVTPDMTLRWSSLERVNIYRCPLLKSLPFCKDKETNLRSIRGEQGWWNELKWKHKAQYQDIFLPSNELTF
- the LOC112785428 gene encoding disease resistance protein RPS2 encodes the protein MSKAGDIPKTESEEASASQIRTLTSLQSTISSLELINSLRRKRDLMSLLCSYPLDMRVIFDDFIPKAYCERKLLLKLEGLLPKAIIRDAENGDRSGSNFIFGDANSDLIPEAILDMAADLAVHQLMQTLISICKSKSPKHAKCIRLSTRNDVEKRTVMEKVTAALNDKHHSLDILNSFHGHLTIDATGYPTSEAEKELKQHICQLLQLSAIKYDDILCTLQIEDEMSRSRYLVILVDRDGEEIVDPQKVGLYGTLLTGVLVFITTDSPSSQQAKEGGLKDGLVNLEIRTKEHLLPWVVFCDTAGKEFVYSSGAILTTAVRIVEECRSHLHAILLVAKWLKNHQDVRMWELALHKLQFTNPSHDVINFHGLNSIMINTFLNLIWDGMNKTQQNCLLSCSVIPKIRDGMVDHELKNHWMSSLFVDAGETEKNLRQLVENSIFLQFDGVGGRYIWLPEETYQMLEWIYTLDPLFIEKSNLGLTEPPNTDKWHNAVRIELAGNKISELPESPDCLQLKVLMLQRNADLTKIPSSFFYHMPLLCILNLSYTSVRELPCSLFFLKHLRELYLKGCECFMKLPPEIGNLEKLEKLDLDETQITHLPKEVQKLTNIQSLTLCFYEYHVKKNVPYSCSTIIPSGVLPKLERLEHLCIGVNPDDARWNKNVQVILPEILGLECLQTLSIYIPQLELLKLIPARIFELDFRFIVGHHMQRIISSMPPATDVEFKQSNRSLKFVKGEGVTDEIKMLLRHSKALFLDRHFTLKSLTEFEMKNLEQLRVCILTECKEMQTIGGGGDLDDNIDMLPHLLFLSIFQMKNLRSIWEGSTPPPCLFGMLQSLSLQSCPKLTTLFSVDFVGNLSLLKELMVKDCPKLSTLISYKPFSYTCNPSADTFLPKLSKLWLLHLPELTSISSGLGIGPGLKEVGFYGCPKMRNLSRKELVSRALTVIKGHTNWWKALEGRPSTFDQVFSPIHEEADLMTQLGTPLQHTGFATPASNSPASSGKGLKNKKGSRFSNLRISIPQLRSAVLSNKFSREIRYRGILERPWGRYTSQVCEPGKNSIWLGTFDPAEEAAGADDATAREFPGHKAKTNLPSQSSILYSNTFDAAEESANSAKVTHPYDKATREFMNPQRYAF